One window of the Labeo rohita strain BAU-BD-2019 chromosome 9, IGBB_LRoh.1.0, whole genome shotgun sequence genome contains the following:
- the fap gene encoding dipeptidyl peptidase 4, whose amino-acid sequence MGCNKVCVALVGAVVVITLIVIPTAIYVNRDDSALKRTYSFDDFYNDTIRYKTYSLHWISDNEYLHKTSQGHIYLHNAETKESSMYLSNSTFGQVDATDYILSADRKFVAFESNYSKLWRHSYTASYHIYNMESQEFLSNVQIPPLTQFLVWAPIGNKLAYVWDYNIYLKKNATAEAIQVTQNGKANKILNGVPDWVYEEEVFASNEAIWWSPQGKYLAYLQINDTEVHNIEYSLYGNDQYPTTVFIPYPKAGCVIPRARLFVIDAENPSKQTEVVVPKSVGVGDHYLRTVTWVTDQRLAVQWLPRRQDSVLLQIYDYDGTNWKETLKFEQKSKTGWVGRYFPAAPYFAANNMSFYKVMSNDNGYKHLHYVDAGKATPITSGKWEVIYISKVTKDSIYYVSNEHMGRPGQRNLYKISISKSGHSAPECLTCSLYQDRCQYNSAYFSLNASFFRMDCYGPGLPLFTLMDNRGPAKEIQVLEDNTKLEKILTTELLMPTIKRATMKIAGYNLWYQMMFPPNFDPSKKYPLLIQVYGGPASQNTDYVFRLEWATYLCSTEKVIIASFDGRGSGYQGDEIMHAIYGRLGTYEVEDQISAVRQFIDMGFIDKDRIGMWGWSYGGYVTSMVLGSGSGLFKCGIAVAPVAKWEYYDAVYTERYMHRPEENTESYKQSTVTDRAKNFKSVQYMLVHGTADDNVHFQQAAQISKALVENQVDFEAMWYTDKDHGLSGKARYHLYTHLNHFLQNCFAEKK is encoded by the exons GAGATGACTCTGCATTAAAGAGAACATACTCTTTTGACGATTTTTACAATGATACCATTAGGTATAAAACATACAGTCTCCACTGGATATCAG ACAATGAATACCTCCACAAAACCAGCCAAGGCCATATTTACTTGCACAATGCTGAAACGAAGGAAAGCTCAATGTACCTGAGCAACTCAACATTT GGCCAAGTGGATGCCACAGATTACATACTGTCAGCAGACAGAAAGTTTGTCGCCTTTGAGAGCAATTACTCAAAG CTATGGCGACACTCCTACACTGCCTCCTACCATATTTACAACATGGAGTCTCA GGAATTTCTCTCCAACGTTCAGATTCCACCTTTAACGCAGTTCTTAGTGTGGGCACCGATAGGAAATAAACTG GCTTACGTCTGGGATTATAATATTTACCTCAAAAAGAACGCCACTGCTGAGGCCATACAAGTCActcaaaatggaaaagccaacAAAATTCTCAATGGGGTTCCAGACTGGGTTTATGAAG AGGAAGTTTTTGCATCCAACGAAGCCATCTGGTGGTCTCCGCAGGGGAAATATCTGGCTTATCTACAAATCAATGACACTGAAGTTCACAACATTGAATACTCATTGTACGGAAATGACCAGTATCCCACCACAGTATTTATCCCCTATCCAAAA GCAGGCTGTGTTATTCCCAGAGCAAGACTGTTTGTAATTGATGCAGAAAATCCATCCAAACAAACTGAAGTGGTGGTACCGAAGTCGGTCGGCGTAGG CGATCACTATCTGAGAACAGTCACCTGGGTCACAGACCAACGACTGGCTGTTCAATGGCTTCCGCGCCGGCAGGACAGCGTCCTCCTGCAGATCTATGACTACGATGGCACAAACTGGAAAGAAACCTTG AAATTTGAACAAAAGAGCAAAACTGGATGGGTTGGACGG TACTTTCCTGCAGCTCCTTACTTTGCTGCAAATAACATGAGTTTTTACAAAGTTATGAGCAATGACAACGGTTATAAACATCTCCACTATGTGGATGCC GGAAAAGCAACACCCATCACCTCAGGCAAATGGGAAGTGATATACATCTCAAAAGTAACCAAAGATTCCAT ATACTACGTGAGTAATGAACACATGGGAAGACCTGGACAGAGAAACCTTTACAA GATTTCTATAAGCAAGAGTGGACATTCTGCCCCCGAGTGCCTCACCTGTTCGCTGTACCAGGACAGGTGTCAGTATAACTCGGCTTACTTCAGCCTGAACGCCTCTTTCTTCCGTATGGACTGCTACG GACCAGGACTTCCGCTGTTTACACTGATGGACAACCGTGGGCCTGCTAAAG AAATTCAGGTCCTTGAGGACAATACAAAACTGGAAAAAATTCTGACTACTGAGCTTCTGATGCCAACCATCAAACGTGCCACAATGAAGATCGCAGGATACA ACCTCTGGTATCAGATGATGTTTCCACCAAATTTTGACCCCTCCAAAAAGTACCCTCTTTTAATTCAAGT ATATGGCGGTCCAGCCAGCCAGAACACGGACTATGTGTTTCGTTTGGAGTGGGCCACGTACCTGTGCAGCACAGAGAAGGTCATCATCGCCAGCTTTGACGGCAGGGGAAGTGGTTACCAGGGTGATGAGATAATGCACGCCATCTACGGCCGGCTGGGAACGTACGAGGTGGAAGATCAAATCTCGGCCGTGAG ACAATTCATTGATATGGGTTTCATTGACAAAGACCGAATTGGCATGTGGGGTTGG TCGTATGGCGGCTATGTGACATCCATGGTTCTGGGATCAGGAAGTGGACTGTTCAAATGCGGAATTGCTGTGGCTCCTGTTGCCAAGTGGGAGTATTATG ATGCCGTATATACAGAGAGATACATGCATCGCCCTGAGGAAAACACCGAAAGTTATAAA CAGTCAACAGTGACCGACAGGGCAAAAAATTTCAAGTCAGTGCAATACATGCTGGTGCATGGCACTGCAGATG ACAATGTCCACTTCCAGCAAGCTGCCCAAATTTCCAAAGCCCTGGTGGAAAATCAAGTAGACTTTGAAGCAATG TGGTACACCGATAAGGACCATGGACTGAGCGGTAAAGCGCGTTACCACCTCTACACACATTTAAACCATTTCCTGCAGAACTGCTTTGCtgagaaaaaataa
- the gcgb gene encoding glucagon b, with product MMTRIYAFIGLLLLILIQSSLQIPIQENMEENSSLMSEDALFNDPREVNNMKRHSEGTFSNDYSKYLETRRAQDFVQWLMNSKRSGVPTRRHADGTFTSDVSSYLQDQAAKEFVSWLKTGRGRRE from the exons ATGATGACAAGGATCTACGCCTTCATTGGACTTTTACTTCTTATTCTGATCCAGAGCAGCCTGCAGATTCCCATACAagaaaacatggaagaaaattCCAG cCTTATGTCTGAGGACGCACTATTTAATGACCCCAGAGAAGTAAACAACATGAAGAGACATTCAGAAGGCACATTCTCAAACGATTACAGTAAATACCTGGAGACCAGGAGAGCACAAGACTTCGTTCAGTGGTTAATGAACTCCAAGAGAAGCGG aGTCCCCACACGACGACACGCAGACGGCACATTCACCAGTGACGTCAGCTCTTACCTGCAGGACCAGGCGGCAAAAGAGTTTGTGTCCTGGCTGAAAACAGGGAGAGGACGACGCGAGTGA